GATGAAGGCGACGCGCTCGGGGCCCGCGTGGTGGAAGGCGAGCTCCAGGGCGGCGGGGTGCAGGTGGGTGCCGTCGTTGATGAGCTCGACGGTGATCCGCTCGTCCTCCAGGAGGGCGGCGATCGGGCCCGGCGTGCGGTGGCCGAGGGCGGGCATCGCGTTGTAGAGGTGCGTGGCGACGGTGGCGCCCGCGTCGATGGCGGCGACGGTCTGCTCGTACGTCGCGTCGGTGTGGCCGATCGCGGCGATCACGCCGTGCTCGGCGAGGAGGCGGACGGAGTCGATGCCGCCGGGCAGCTCGGTGGCGAGCGTGACCATCTTGGCCCGGCCGCGGCCGGCGTCGATGAGCTTGCGGACCTCGGCCGGGTCGGGGTCGCGGAGCAGCGTCTCGTCGTGGGCGCCCTTGCGGCAGGGGGAGATGAACGGGCCCTCGAAGTGGAGGCCGGCGATCTCGCCCTGCTCGGCGAGCTCGGAGAGCAGCCCGGCCCGCTGGACGAGGAAGTCCATGTCGCCGGTGACGAAGGAGGCGACGACGGTGGTCGTGCCGTGCAGGCGGTGGGTGTGGACGCCCTTGAGGACCTCGTCGACGGTGCCGGAGGTGAAGGACGCGCCGCCGCCGCCGTGGTTGTGCATGTCGACGAAGCCGGGGACGAGCCAGTGCCCGGTCAGGTCGATGGCCGGGGCGCCTTCCGGGGCGCTGCCGGTGATGCGGTCGCCTTCGACGATCACGCGTCCGTTCTCGACGATTCCGGTGGGCAGCACGACGTGTGCGCCGGCGAGAACCTTGTGATCGGCCATCAGGCGGAAACCTCCGAGTCGGTGGGGCGCTGGTCGGCGAGCAGGTCCCAGGCGAGGAGGCCCGCGCCCAGGCATCCGGCGGTGTCCCCGAGGGCCGCCGGGACGATGGCGGGCAGCTTCTGGAACGTGACTCGCTCCTCCACCGCGGCCCGAAGTGGTGTGAACAAGGTTTCCCCTGCCTCCGCGAGACCGCCACCGATGATCAGTGTGCGGGGGTCCAGCAGGGTGAGCGCGGTGACGAGGCCGTCGGCGAGTGCGTCGACGGCGTCCCGCCAGACCCGGATGGCGGTGGCGTCGCCGGATTCGACGGCCTTGGCGCAGTCGGCGGCGTCCGCCTCGGGGTCGCCGCTGGCGGCGGCCCAGGCCTGCGAGACGGCGGAGGCGGAGGCGTACCGCTCCAGACAGCCGCGCTGGCCGCAGCCGCAGTCGGTGCCACCGGGGCGGACGACGATGTGGCCGATCTCTCCGGCGTAGCCGTGGGCTCCGGCCTCGATGCGGTCGCCGATGCCGATGGCGCCGGCGATGCCGGTGCCGAGGGGCACGAAGAGGAAGCGGTCGGCGCCGTTGCCCGCGCCGATACGGCCTTCGGCGAGGCCGCCGGTGCGTACGTCGTGGCCGAGGGCGACGGGGATGCCGTCGAGGCGGCGGCTGAGGAGTTCGCGCATGGGAACGTCGCGCCAGCCGAGGTTGGCGGCGTAGACGGCGATGCCGTTCTCGGCGTCGACGATGCCGGGTACGGCGACGCCGGCGGCCGCCGCGGGCTCGCCGTACCGCTCCTGGCCGAGGGCGCGGAGTTCTTCGGCGAAGCCGAGGATGGTCTCCACCACCGCCTCGGGGCCGCGCCCGCGCCCGGTGG
Above is a genomic segment from Streptomyces sp. NBC_00094 containing:
- the nagA gene encoding N-acetylglucosamine-6-phosphate deacetylase, with product MADHKVLAGAHVVLPTGIVENGRVIVEGDRITGSAPEGAPAIDLTGHWLVPGFVDMHNHGGGGASFTSGTVDEVLKGVHTHRLHGTTTVVASFVTGDMDFLVQRAGLLSELAEQGEIAGLHFEGPFISPCRKGAHDETLLRDPDPAEVRKLIDAGRGRAKMVTLATELPGGIDSVRLLAEHGVIAAIGHTDATYEQTVAAIDAGATVATHLYNAMPALGHRTPGPIAALLEDERITVELINDGTHLHPAALELAFHHAGPERVAFITDAMDAAGFGDGHYSLGSLAVEVKDGVARLVEGGSIAGSTLTLDRAFKRAATLDGLPVEAVVQAISANPARLLGVYDRVGSLEPGKDADIVVLDAEFTLKGVMRKGAWIVDPTAGTTA
- a CDS encoding ROK family protein; this translates as MRHVIALDVGGTGMKAALVGADGTLLHEARRATGRGRGPEAVVETILGFAEELRALGQERYGEPAAAAGVAVPGIVDAENGIAVYAANLGWRDVPMRELLSRRLDGIPVALGHDVRTGGLAEGRIGAGNGADRFLFVPLGTGIAGAIGIGDRIEAGAHGYAGEIGHIVVRPGGTDCGCGQRGCLERYASASAVSQAWAAASGDPEADAADCAKAVESGDATAIRVWRDAVDALADGLVTALTLLDPRTLIIGGGLAEAGETLFTPLRAAVEERVTFQKLPAIVPAALGDTAGCLGAGLLAWDLLADQRPTDSEVSA